DNA from Acidobacteriota bacterium:
CTACTGGCTGCTCTACGAACGCTTGTTCCCGTACTTCACGCCGCTGCGGCTGTTTCGCTTCATTACCTTCCGCACGGCGTTTGCGGGAATTACGGCGCTGGTGATTGCGCTGGCGTTGGGGCCATGGCTGATCCGGCGCTTGCAGGAATTTCAGATCGGCCAGTACGTGCGCGACGATGGGCCGCAAAGCCACTTGAAGAAGGCGGGCACGCCCACGATGGGTGGGCTGCTGATCAACATCGCCATTCTGGTGCCGACGCTGCTGTGGTCGGATTTGCGCAATCCCTTCATCTGGCTGGCGATGTTCAGCGTGGTGGCGTTTGGGGCGATCGGCTTCGTAGATGATTTCTCCAAGGTACGACATCACCGCAGCCTGGGACTGCGGTCGATGCAGAAGCTGGGCTTGCAGGCGCTGGTGGGGCTGATCATTGCGCTGGCGCTGCTGTGGATGGCGCACGGGGGCGGGTACTCGACCAGCCTGGTGGTTCCGTTTGTCAAGCATTACCGGCCGGCGCTGTCGATCCATGCGCTGCTGGCGCACCACGGCTGGTACGTACTGGCGTTCCTGCCC
Protein-coding regions in this window:
- a CDS encoding phospho-N-acetylmuramoyl-pentapeptide-transferase, with product MLYWLLYERLFPYFTPLRLFRFITFRTAFAGITALVIALALGPWLIRRLQEFQIGQYVRDDGPQSHLKKAGTPTMGGLLINIAILVPTLLWSDLRNPFIWLAMFSVVAFGAIGFVDDFSKVRHHRSLGLRSMQKLGLQALVGLIIALALLWMAHGGGYSTSLVVPFVKHYRPALSIHALLAHHGWYVLAFLPFIIFVMIVVVGSSNAVNLTDGLDGLAIGCTVIAAGALTVLTYVSGHSVFAAYLEIERIPQIGELTIFCGAVVGASIGFLWYNAHPAEIFMGDVGSLALGGAIGTVAVLIKQELLLPFIGGIFVIEAVSVILQVGSYKLRKKRIFKMAPLHHHFEQLGWSESKIITRFWIVAGVCALFALTTLKLR